From a region of the Phaseolus vulgaris cultivar G19833 chromosome 6, P. vulgaris v2.0, whole genome shotgun sequence genome:
- the LOC137830951 gene encoding protein BREAST CANCER SUSCEPTIBILITY 2 homolog B-like — protein MCSWQILSHSPNNFHWQITQHVSHASPTPLPSPIPLPSMADLLLQGSSALLPSHDAVARGEERAMDETFSFSNSLFTTGSGKKVTISSIGLVRAKTLLDTIDSNIQSTSKLRAFDETIGKQKLQEDEESPELKLHTVINSPSVEGLHALNNNFEERNAFKQAPIKFHTAGGRSISISSDALKRARSLLGDPDVGDLFEGRDVGDSGFSFPLKRQTDTAAPSDCSTPLVRPVTSGSNFKTKSFTFPLQSSRQRELSTKFPCEGDGINLAKKFDAVGEESGCGWKSTNACGHKPLYGGSQTLNSVVYDSSLNGFSSKVDTRGVAIRRALVDVSNTINTDTTNNRQAASGKRRLGLCLTVSPFKRPRSSNFSALLEQDVGKSPPDLSQLSSGISACKGEVSTRYPFHYPRVYIKDYFVGRPMEKRTCFPNLSRQVTSVNAEKYVFHKGSGDNGMGAEAFVHLLALHGASMHFATKEWVTNHYKWIVWKLACYERYYPASSAGNFLTVSNVLEELKYRYEREGNHGHRSTIKKILEGDAMPSSVMILCISSIHSSYVVESETCFETKSGAKKTEAVKVELTDGWYSMNAILDVPLSKQQAAGRLFVGQKLRLSGAGLCGWNGPVSPLEVSSTVSLLLHINGTYRAHWAERLGFCKVAGPPLAFRCIKSNGGLIPQTLAGITHIYPILYKERLSSGRSVVMSERMENERTELYNQR, from the exons ATGTGTTCATGGCAAATCCTCTCCCACTCCCCAAACAATTTCCACTGGCAAATCACCCAACATGTTTCCCATGCTTCTCCCACTCCTCTCCCCTCTCCCATTCCCCTTCCTTCCATGGCTGATCTTCTTCTCCAAG GCTCATCAGCCCTTCTCCCCTCCCACGACGCCGTTGCTCGAG GTGAAGAGCGTGCAATGGATGAAACTTTCAGCTTCTCTAATTCGCTTTTTACGACAGGCTCTGGGAAAAAAGTTACCATATCTTCTATAGGTCTGGTTAGAGCAAAGACATTGCTGGACACCATTGATAGTAATATCCAAAGTACAAGTAAATTGCGGGCATTTGACGAAACAATTGGAAAGCAAAAACTACAAGAAGACGAAGAATCACCTGAATTGAAGCTGCATACAGTTATCAACAGTCCTTCTGTTGAGGGTCTTCATGCattgaataataattttgagGAAAGGAATGCATTCAAGCAAGCTCCGATTAAATTTCACACTGCAGGTGGAAGATCTATATCCATTTCCAGTGACGCGCTGAAGCGTGCTAGGAGCCTTCTTGGTGATCCTGATGTGGGGGATTTGTTTGAAGGAAGGGATGTCGGTGATTCAGGCTTTTCATTTCCGTTGAAGAGACAAACTGACACTGCTGCTCCTAGTGATTGTAGTACTCCTTTGGTTCGCCCGGTGACATCAGGTAGCAATTTTAAGACGAAGAGTTTTACTTTCCCCTTGCAGTCTTCTAGGCAAAGAGAATTGTCAACCAAGTTTCCTTGTGAAGGTGATGGGATTAACTTGGCAAAGAAGTTTGATGCTGTTGGGGAAGAGAGTGGTTGTGGCTGGAAAAGTACCAATGCTTGTGGACACAAGCCTTTGTATGGCGGGAGCCAAACACTAAATTCAGTAGTATATGATTCTTCATTGAATGGTTTTTCTTCAAAAGTAGATACAAGGGGTGTGGCAATACGCAGGGCATTGGTTGATGTTTCCAATACCATTAACACGGATACAACTAACAATAGGCAAGCTGCTAGTGGAAAGCGGAGACTAGGGTTGTGTCTAACTGTTTCTCCCTTTAAAAGGCCACGCAGTTCCAATTTTTCAGCCCTTTTAGAGCAGGATGTTGGAAAATCTCCTCCTG ATTTGTCTCAACTGTCCTCTGGTATTTCTGCATGCAAAGGAGAGGTTTCTACCCGATATCCATTTCACTATCCGAGGGTGTACATCAAGGACTATTTTGTTGGGCGTCCAATGGAAAAGAGAACG TGTTTTCCCAACCTGAGTAGACAGGTGACATCAGTTAACGCAGAAAAGTATGTGTTTCATAAAGGATCTGGTGATAATGGCATGGGAGCAGAAGCTTTTGTTCATCTATTGGCTCTCCACGGAGCTTCCATGCATTTTGCTACTAAAGA GTGGGTCACAAATCATTACAAGTGGATTGTCTGGAAATTGGCATGCTATGAGAGATACTATCCAGCTAGTTCAGCTGGAAATTTTTTGACTGTATCAAATGTGCTTGAGGAACTGAAGTACAG ATATGAAAGAGAAGGGAATCATGGGCACCGGTCTACCATCAAGAAAATTCTCGAAGGAGATGCAATGCCTTCTTCAGTGATGATTCTATGCATTTCAAGTATTCACTCTAGTTATGTAGTGGAAAGTGAGACTTGTTTTGAGACAAAATCAGGGGCTAAAAAAACAGAAGCAGTGAAAGTTGAACTAACTGATGGATG GTATTCAATGAATGCTATTTTAGATGTTCCATTGTCAAAGCAACAGGCTGCTGGAAGATTATTTGTGGGACAGAAGCTCCGT CTCTCAGGAGCAGGATTATGTGGCTGGAATGGGCCAGTTTCACCCCTTGAG GTATCATCAACAGTTAGTTTATTGCTGCACATAAATGGAACATACAGAGCTCACTGGGCAGAACGGTTAGGATTTT GTAAGGTTGCTGGTCCTCCTTTGGCTTTCAGATGCATAAAAAGCAATGGTGGTCTAATACCACAAACATTGGCTGGAATTACTCACATATATCCCATTCTTTACAAGGAAAG GTTAAGCAGTGGACGGTCTGTTGTCATGTCAGAAAGGATGGAGAATGAAAGGACAGAGTTGTACAATCAGAGGTAA